AAAAATGCAAAAACAGAACGATCGTTTTTTGTCcccttaatttttaatttcctttttgcCCCACAGTTTCCAATGGCGgaagaacaagaacaagatgCTTCTTCAATCCATAACAACGATGACGGCTTTGATTCTCTTCCGGATTCCCTCATTCTTCTGATCTTCAACTCTGTTTGTGATGTCAAAACTTTGATCCGTTGCAGAGCCGTTTCGAAGCGTTTCAATTCTCTCGTTCCCCATTCCGATTCCCTTTCTGTGAAGGTCGATTGCGTCATTTCCTCCGATTCCGATTCCGATCAAGACTCCTTCCTCCTCACCTTCTTCAAATCCGTCGTCAAATCCTTCTTCCATTTGATTTCCACTGTTCTTGTCCAGTCCGAATCACAAAACTCTCCAGCCCAAATCCTCCGTCAGTTCCGCCAGATCCAGCGTCTTCAGATCGAGTTTCCGACTGGGGATCTCAAGGTTGAAAGAGTCGTTAAATGGAAAGCCGAGTTCGGTGACGCGCTTAAGAGCTGTGTGATTTTGATTTTCCGAGGGATTAGGAGCGGAGAGATTGTAGCGGATGAGGATGTCGATTTTGATTTCATTGGAGGGCTGAAATCGAAGGTGTTTATGACGATTAGCACTCTGATTACGGCGTCGGCGAGGCACCACGTGTTGGCGGAGGTGGTGGTAGAGCATTTGGAGATGGAGAGTTTGGTTTTGAGAGACAGGGGAGGGGAAGGCGTGGTGGTAATGGAGAAGAACGGTTTAGAGGAGTTGAGGAGATCGAGAGTGAGCGACGGCGGGGAGGTGGCGGAGTGGACGCGGACGAGAACGAGGGTTCCGAGCACGACGGTGAGGATGAGGCACCGGGGGAGGGTGGAGCTCCGGGGAGGGATGTGGATGGAGGATGCCACGTTGGTGGTGGTGAGGCCCACTGGAAATGCCAGCAAGAGTGGAGCTGCTGACGTGGAGAAAGATGATGCAGACGTGGCAATGAGGGCATTTGAAGGTGACGATGCGTACAGAGAGGCAGTGGGAGCGTTACTGAGGAAGGGGAAGAGGTATCAGCTAGAAATGAACTCTTtctagatttttctttttttctttttttcttttttctttttttaaatattattgtaaatttaattattctaagctgaaaatataaatacattattaGGCTGTGTATACTGTATAATGTATAGTAACAGTATATTgtaacattttcttttattttaacattttccaaaaaaaaaaagtgtaaaataTATTCACAGTATATTGtaacattttattttgttttaattgttaactTTCTagcctaaaaaaataataataataaaaattgtgaGCTTTCTAACTAGTTTTGGACCAGCTGAGAGGCCGCATATACATGGGCCTAAGTACAGTTTTTGAAAGTGAATTGGTGAATGAAAAGAAGAGTATCGAGAGCGAATAGGGTAAAGATTGAAAGCAATGATGTACAGTAGAAAGAGCAAGAATTAGAGTCAAGAACTAGAGAAAGAGTTGAGAGTTAAGAGCCCAATATAGTAATTTTCTTTGATGATAATGAAGCAAAGCGTAAAATCCACAggtattttgttatatttaatatcatCATTAATGGTTATTACAATTGTTCTCTATTaacatttagaaatttaattaaaacaaatcaTAAGTTTTCCCAATAcctttttttaaggaaatttgaGTGAGGGtgtaaattgatttatttacaaaaaaaaaaaaaaaaatgatagtttaaattgatacaattatttattttaaatttaaattgattaactCTCAATATTTAGAGCCATCAATCAATATTCTTtccacaaaaagaaaaaaagatattaGATTGTATGTAAAGGAGATTTGAATCCACAACCTTTTagagtaaatatacttttattGCTAGATTATGCATGTTGAGAGtaagggtgtgtttggaatacTCTTTtagagtttaatttttttaaaataggtttttttttaaaaaaaaaaaattgtgtgacaatcactcaaaatagattttgaaaaaacGAGTTAAAATTGACTTTTAAGTGCTTAATGCTTAATCTCTCCataatttatataattcttAATATTACCAAAATGTCCCAAAGTCATATATCTCACTTCCATGTTGTCGTCACTATCGTCGTTGGCCACCATTGCTACCGCGAACACTGTCGATCAACTTTGATCACTACCATTGCTGCTGACCACCCTCTGGCCAATTCCGACGAACCCCAACGCACTGTCACCATTGCCGTCATAGACTTTCGACCACCATCACCGACAACCAACTTCGACAACAACCAACTCTAACAACtatcattttaaattattagttcataatattttataatcgctctttataataatttgacgttaataaaaatattttcagtaaatAACAAATCAAACAAACTTGTAAAACACTTTTGGGAGATAGTTGTTAAATACTAATGATTTatgaaaatgatatattaaCATTTTCTTAAGCTAATTCAAATAAGTCccaatattttttaagaaaatatcagatattatatttataattgtttTGACAACAAAGACTATTTAGCAtacaatatattttctttttcttttctttttccttcctaTATGAAGTGACTGAActaaaatttccttaaaatcATGAATGAGTAAGATTGATAAATGTAGAGAATTGTTGATGACAACATGAGTGTATAGCTATGTCGTTATTAATATATCGTTAAATTGTAAAAGTatctatattaattaattatttttttagtacaacaattacGAGGATCATAATTAAATCTCCAACCATTAAGAAGGAAGATCatgtcaatttttattgaaCTAAACTCACTCtgacaataaattattaataaattaataatcaatgaattaatatattgaaaatatgaaatttataatcattaaaatatgtataaaaaaaagtaaattcatACTCTTAAACTTTGAGGGTTATATCACTCAAAAACTCAACACAATAATTatgtcaattaaaaaaaaaagtaatgttTGATTTTCGTATTGGTACAAGATTTCTTTATGATATGGTGGGGGGAGGGGGTATAACCAATTGGATGATGATAAATGACAAAATATGAATTTCAAACAATAGCAGATGAGCTCAAGTGATCGGATGAATTATTCAGTACAGAAGGATCCAATAAATAATACAGGGGCAGCAGAGAAAGCCCTATAAAAAGATAACACGTATACAGAAGAATAACAAATATGTAACCAAACAAACAACATcgtaaagaataaagaataaggaggaaaagaaaaggatcAATGATTTGTTGTGATggggtctttgggcttgttaagTTGGGCCCTTTGGGCTTTGTTTTTGGACTTTGTTCTCACTTCCCCTTAAATGAGAGAGTGAAGGTAGAACCCTGAGTTTGTGGCGAAGAGTAGTGAAACGGGCCTCTATTAATGGTTTGGTTAAACCATCAACTAGTTGATCTAAAGAAGACACATATCGAAGGTCGATTGTTTTAGCCAACACTTTGTCACGAATAAAATGAACATCGAGCTCAACATGTTTACTGCAATAGTGAAAGATCGGATTGGCAGCTAGTGAGAGGGCAATTAAGTTATCACACTAAATGATAAAAGTAGCAGTCAGGCAAAGGTTGAGTTCATCAAGAAGAGATTAAACTCAAGTGACTTTAGCTGCAGTCTGAGCCAAAGAACAGTATTCTGATTCTGTACTTGATCTAGCTACCACTTGCTGCTTTTTTTTTAAGACCAAAAGATCAGGGAATGGCCAATAAAAAGGCAATATGCTGTAATAGGCTTCCTATTATCAACATTACACGCCCAATTAGCATCAATATAGGCAACAAGATCCGTGTGTTTTATTTTTGGGAGAAACAAACCATAATTGATAGTACCCTTAAGATAACAAAGAACAATGTAGGATGCTgtaaaaacttatttaatttatttacaatGTATGAGATGTCCGGTCTGGTGTGTGAGATACTGAAGAGCACTCAAAATGCTTCAATATTGAGTTAGGTTGTCTGTAGGTTACCCATTGTGAGTAGAGAGCTGCTTACCTGTGACGGGAGGGGTTGAACATGGCTTAATATAGGATAAGTCAAAACGATCCAATAGATCAACAATGTACTTTCTTTGTAGTAGATGCATTCCAGCAGGAGTTCGGAGAACTTCAACCCCAGATAGTAGCTCAACAGACCCAAGTCTTGAAGAGAAAAGATAGCATTTAATTGTCCAATGAACCTGTCTATAAAGGAGGAGGAGTCACTTGTGATTAGTATATCATTAACATGAATCAACACAAATACCATGAGGccattatttcaaaagaaaaagagtgaGTTATCAACTCGAGAATTGACAAATCCCCTGTGAAGAAGAGTAAGTTTAAGACAATCAAACCAAGCTCGAGGTACCTGATCGAGACCATATAGAGCCTTGTGTAATTTGTAGACATAGGTTGGCCGTTGCAAGTCAATAAATCCATCTGGCTGTTTCATATAAACATCCCCTTCAAGAACTCCATTAaagaagatatttttttatgtcAAGTTGTCTGACAGCCCAGTTTTTCGAGACGACCAGAGCGAGGATTATGCAAATGGTAGGAGATTTTACAACTAGACTAAAAGTTTCATGGAAATCCACGTCTGGCAGTTGATGAAATCCTTTTGCAATCAAACGAGCTTTGCATCGTTATATGAAACCATCAGGGAGTCATTTGACTTTGAATACCCATTTTTTACCTACAAGGTTGACACCCGAAGGGCAAGGAACAAGACTCCACGTTCCATTTTTTGCAAGAGCAGTCATTTCAATACCCATAGCAGTTTTCCATTGATTTGATGAAAGCGCCTTAGAAATAGAGAGGGGCTCATGTGCAGGGGAAGAGGTAGATGTATATAGAGAAATCCACTATTTTGTCTTAAATATACCATTTTTGGCTCGAGTCTACATTAGATGGGATGAGGCTAGACTTGTAATGGTAGCAGGTCCGGGAGGCAGAGAAGAAGCATCTGATTGAGTAGGAGCAGATGCATCAACAGAGGGAATGACAGTATCACTATGAGCAGGTGAGGAGATGCCGGATTGAAGAGATGGTGAGGGTGATGTTGTAATGACCACAAGAGAGTGAATATTTGTTGGAGACATAGGGGAGGGTGGAGGTGGATACGTAGGTGAAGAAGGAGAATTTGGTGCAATGGGCAATTGTGATTAAGGGAAAGGGAATCAATGGACAACAGTGGAGACTGTGGAATTGGAGGAGGATGCTGAATGGTTGAGAAAGTCAGACTTGAAAGGGAAGGAGAACTCATTAAACACAACATGTTTAGAGATATAAATTCGATTGGTGGAGCTAAGACATTTTTAACCTTTGTGGGCTTCACTATAGCCAAGGAAGACATCATTGGTGCTATGAAATTGGAATTTATGAGATTGATATGGTTGGAGGCAAGGATAACATGCTCTTCTGAAGGTATAGAGAAGAGAATAATCGGGCAATTGATTGAAAGCTTTCTGCCAAGGGGAGGGATTTTGTAGAATGGGAGTAGGTAATTGATTTATTAGAAAGACAGTAGAGACAAAGGCATCCCACTAATACCTCAATGGCATGGAAGCCGTGTTAGAAGAGTAAGGTCCATTTCAATGATACGACATGTGTTTATGTTCGATAATATCCTTTTGTTGGCTGATATGAGGACGAGGGTGATGAAACCCAATCCCATTCTGAGTTAATAAGGAATGGAACGAATGAAACTCGCCACTCCAATcactttaaaaaattttaatttttgttcccaaattaattttctataagAGATTTAAATTGAATGAAGGTAGAAAGAGTTTCATTCTTGTGTTTAAGAGGATAAATATAGGTTAGTCTCGTGAAGTCGTCGACAAAactaatgtaaaataaaaagtataaggTAGACAAAACAAGGGATGGTCTCCAAAGATCATAGTATAGAATCATAATTGGAGACATCACTTAGTCTTTGGTGCCATTTAGACTTAGACGCCTTACATGGagtattataataaatatgaaaGCTAGATAAACTCACATGACTGAAGACAGTAGAAagattagatttagactttgaATTGAAGAGAGACTCTAGAGATGGTTTCAATATAAGAAGATCCAGCTGATATAGCCCATCCTTAAGTGTTTCGTGCAACATTACCTTCTTTGTATCCTTGGCCTTCACAAGACAATAACGGGAGTGAAATTCAACAAACAGATTATTATCAGTAGTTAATTTTGCAACGCTAATGAGATTACGTTTAAAATGTGAAACATGAAGTATTTCCTTTAAAACAATGCATGAATTCTTACTTGATTTGGAGTTAATCATACTATTTCTAATATGAGAGATAGGTAAATTAGTGCTATTATCAACAGATAAGGTTTTGTTATCGTTATATTCAACTTTATGGTTCAAGTTACCAATATCAACAGTCACATGGCTTATTGCTCCATTGTCAGCAAGCCATTTTGGATCGTTCAACATCTCTGGTATGGCAATGTAAGTTGAACCACTGGTTCCTTAGTTGTTTTTGGCACCAACTCATGAAGGTTATTGAACTCTTCATCATAACGAGAATAGCAGATATTTGTAGAGCGACCATACCTAACACATACTTTGCAGGTTGGCTTATTTCCTCGATTGTTACTTGAACGTCCATGTCCTCTTCCAGACTAGTTTCCACGATTACTATTGTTGTGGTTGCCTCAGTTGTTTCCATTACTACCCCTGCCTTGATTGTTATTTCCATTGTTGTTTCCGTTGTTGTAGGGTCAATTTTCATGGAACAGCCCTTGTTTGCTGAAAGCGAAGTTTGTTGATGGTTCAACCAGTTCTGATATAATAAGGTTAAGGCTGAAGCGAGCCACAGTCCCTTCAAAGGTTACTAAAGTAGAGTGAAGTTTCTGCAAGTAGAAGTATCTTTTCCTTCTATTGTGCAAACTATTAGAAAATACTTAACATTTAGACCTGCTAGTACATATGACATAAGATCATCAAAGTGACCGGATTACCTACTAATGTTAGGTTATTATAGGCTTATTTCATTACAGCCAGATAATCAGCTACTCTATTGTTCCCTTCCTTGGTattctgaagaatgcccttgagTTGATTTATTCTAGCTTTGTTAGTAGCATCGTATTGATAGAGTATactaacatgcaacggaagaaatcataatcaataagcatttAAGTTATACGTAAAACATGCTTTTCAAAACTATTTCACAGAGGGTTTGAATAGCccaatacctttgatgattccTCCTTAATTTCAGTAGATTACCATGAACTGgtacttcaatcttcaagtagaccaccactaAGATCTTCTCTACTGATTTTagcaaggattgtgtggtggaaacactaaattgagctaAATTTAGATGGATTTGAAGAAGGTATTTGTGGGTTTCCAAttctacagaattttgagaagAATTTCAGATTGCATGGCTGATCCTTCAAACTTAATCTTCAATTTGGTGAATGAGGTGCTTGCACCTTTGGTAGAAATTTCCAACTTTTAGAATTTCtcatttgtttttcaaattaaaatttcaaaattgatttccaaaataaattttataaataaactgatttatttatttattagttttataaaaattaattcaattaattaattttagataaaactaataaatattaattaattaatctttttaattaattttgttaatttaatatctaatattaaattaataagacaATAATTCCatcataataaaattaatatttaaatcatattttaaacattaattgtttctccaatttcctttaatttcgNataaatattaattaattaatctttttaattaattttgttaatttaatatctaatattaaattaataagacaCCAATTTCACTTCAATGAATTcaattttatgtaattaatatttaaatcataatttaaacatcaattgattctccaattttatttaattccgataaaattaaacatttcaattgtatcgaatacaattaatCGGAAccttaattgaatttgaacgtttcaaattcttaaccctaatttcaaatctcatcaaaattactcaatttactaatcaaatttacgagctagtagagggaccttatgaacctacagatcaggagctccaacgatttgtaattaatcggttaaactctttaagcaaaattaatcactatttgttaactattaagacataccactatagctctatagttgcactcttctcactgtagatgtatttctgtccattttaaccataatcgataAGTTGATCCTCTacaggtcattcgtatttacagctggatcaaaattatcgttttacccctgtaaatacatcttgcttcttaagctcccactgatcctctattgaacaatttgatttataGTATATTGTATAAATCATGACCCTCTCTACCATGAGAAGGTGaaccccattgttcaagactaggcatcAACGCTTAAGAGAATAACTTATCTACTGACCCTAagtcgagtaggagtgaatttcatcttgcaaagctatgtcctcagttatctatccggtctttatcccaaaatggaagacttattgagcagtattgttggactactcttatctatgcagatcaaaggataatcgcgaataaacaggagttcatagttagctcaggattaaaatcgagttaccctaggtcattgagttttaaaaagtcagttttaatagtaaacggttgttatgaaaaaagtgactatttcgaggtccggttttatgcaaacttattgcataggatggtcccactcacatgtctctacatgaatgattttcggatcacatcatttgtatcagtatacaaagtggaccacatccaatagtgtcaccaggatgagatacccaatctcatccatatacttatagaccatttttggctatatactataacttgatcctaatttatgtcgccacataaagttaaagtattcatattatagccatgaatttgtttattagatttttataatagaatgcaatatcaacagtttattgaataaaatactcaataatacttttattgataaatagaacaTGTTAACACCATTTACGAAttgcgagtttaggacattcccaacatgtACATTATTTCTAGTGCTTTCCAGGCCTTCAAAGAGGTTTTGAGACCCACTACATCAGCAACGATTAAGGGGTTCATTGATCCGAACAACAATCCCAATAGAGCTTGATCGACCGTGACCCATTCTTCAAAAAGTGGGTTTGGCACcaattttttctttccatttgcGTCAACGACTTCTAACAGCTCCGGTGGTGGAGCTTTTGTATCAAGGACATGACCATCAACTTGTTGTCCTCTAAGAATAGCTAGAACCATTCTTGTCCACAGAAGATAGTTCTTCTCGTCAAGCTTCACGGTCAAGACAGTGCTCAGAGGATGGCCAAAGAAAGAGCTTATCACATTGCTCGCAGAGGAAGAGGATGAAGTAATCATGGTGTTAGCCTTCTCTACCTCTGATACCAAGTGATATAAAATAGGAATTTCAGGAATTATCAGATGAGCTCAATTGATTGAATGAATTATTCAGTACAGAAGGATCCAATAAATAATACATGGGCAGCAGAGGAAGCCCAATGAAAAGATAACACGTATACAGAAGAATAACAAATATGTAACCAAACAAACGACATcgtaaagaataaaaaatagagaggaaaagaaaaggaacaaTGATTTATTGTGATGAGCTTTTGGGCTCTGTTCTCACATGATATAGTTATATGTATGGTTTTTTATGTTCTCTTTTATTGTTACTTCAGTAGAAATCAGGGAGAAACATATTTAATAGAAGTGGGggaatattgcatcatatgttGGCACATTCCACTCTTTATGCTAAACTGCACTTCATTGCATTATTTTTCCCCTCCTTTTTTGCATCCCATATGATATTTGTAGTATAATTGGCCTATACATTCAACAATCTCATAATGAATGTAGCCTTACTTGGACTATAAATTTAAGCTTTATCTCAAAAAATGATGTGTTCACTaacttaaaatatgtttttcttgttttttataaTATGTGGGATAATAGAATTAGGGGTGTTCATAGATcgggttaggttgggttcaaACACTTCTTAGATCCAACCCAATTGTTTGGGTTCTAAACCTATTCAACCCAAATTAAAAtgcaaaaacataaaataagttgaaaaatattaaaaataatccaaacaaacaaataaaatgatatttgaaaaaaaattagttttgatatttggaaaaaaaaaaataacaatatgaTTTGATGATTCAAAACAAAAGAGATATTTTAGGAGAAAATAAACATGTATGATAAAAGAAACGTGTGGAAAAAATTAGTTACATTGTAATTGGGATGAGATATTTATGTGACCTATAAATACACGGTAATTAGTCCCCAAATTATTCCCAACAAATacattaaacttaaaaaaaaatacactacaattgaaaatcaattaaccAAACTATCTAAATCGCTTTTGAACTTACCCAAAATTCTGTAACAATACTTTTTCTTGTTCTAGACCCAAAATATCTATTTAGAAAGTGAGAGTTAGACTGATAAAAACTTTATCTAAATAGTTGCATTCATAAAGAAAGAAGCCAATCTAGATTGGAGTGTGAAAATCCCAATTAAAAATCATCGATTGAAATTACTAACCAATTACGATGTGGTGTTGATGTCAATCATGGAGATCTCATGAACAGAAGAGAAACAAATAATATTCGAAGATGGTACATCCTTCCTTGATCAAATCTGTCAAGTGAGTTTAAGACCCTACGACAATCTGGTTAATACCAACACCGTCCATATGCTTGGCCTACTTTTTGCTCGATAGGAATCCCTTTGGAAAGAAGAGACTTTGCGACTGGAACTCTTCTAGATGGTTGATTAGGTCAAGCCTCCAAAATAGACTTGTCGTCGACTGAAAACAAAAGATAAAACcagtaaaaaaatgaaaaattgaaaaagatgtgTCGAAGCAAAGAAGCTTCAATAAATCGGAAGTCATGATAGTGGTTATTTTCATCACACTTTCCATTGAACAAAACTCTTAATTGTTAAACAACCATAACAAGAAAGCATTtagtataataaaaataacaaatcttttagaaatgtattgtaattaaagcTTGATAGTATGAACACTATACCAATTGAGCTACACTATTGTTAGCTTTGACTTGATTTTGAAAGTTTGTTGGATATATAGTAGAGCAATTAATTACAGTCTCattaataaagatgttaaattaattatactgCAATTAAAAAGGAAGACGGGGACATTTTAGGATTTCAGAAAATTGGACTCACTTGACATTCATGGGTTTTGCTATAATTCGAAAGTATTCtgcctttttctatttttccaaatgataGTGTAATTACTCTGTTTATTCTATTAaataatgaacccaacccaaccatgaaatatatGGGTTGGATTGATTTGGGTTACTcgggttatttatttaaaattccattctaaaaaaaaagtaaaattttaataggtaaaaacttcatattattttcatatattaacttaaaattaagAATCCAATCTCAAtttatattttacaaaatttctttctaaaatacttaaaataatttttagggtttgttagagaataaattataaaaaaaactataaaatttaaaataaatatatgtatatataattgtatcataagtaAAGGACATATACTTTTTACAATTAATGATAAGTTTGAGTTAGATcggattggattgggttgagttgTTTTAGGATTGGATTAGGTTGTTTTAGATGAATCAcgaaccaacccaactcataaaattttcatttatttcaatccaactcaatctaaacgagTTTATGAGCCAATCAAAATCTTATGGATTGGGTTCGGTTGATCAAATTTTTCGGATCATCGTATTTTTGAACACCCCGAAaggaaatcaaatatttgatctcAAAGTGTTGATAAGTTGAATTGTAAAAACTTCggaatcaaaattaaaatgtgtaAGTTATAACGATTAAAATTTTCAgaactataaaaaataaataatttaagaaaaactaGAGAATgtaaaaagaagggaaaagataataaaatatatgttacACTTGGCGAAAGGGCAAGGCCCCTCAAAAAAATAAGTATTAATGCATGGTTGTTAGGTTTGTCCATTTTTCTTTGATGTCATTTCATTTCAACTGCGTTAGGCTTCTTTTTCTTGTATTAACCTACACAGCCAAAAATATTTATGGTGAGAAATAATACTGTTGATGCAAGATTCGGATTGATATAGCATATAGTTAGACGTCAGTTTAGTGACTCAAGTATATAATTTCTTAAGATCGACGTTGGTATGGTACTATGTCCAATACATTCTGATGTCAGCTTAGTGATTCAACAATTAAGTCATAATCGTATCAAGTTAAGTTAGGACATTATT
This genomic window from Benincasa hispida cultivar B227 chromosome 4, ASM972705v1, whole genome shotgun sequence contains:
- the LOC120076351 gene encoding F-box protein At1g22220; the encoded protein is MAEEQEQDASSIHNNDDGFDSLPDSLILLIFNSVCDVKTLIRCRAVSKRFNSLVPHSDSLSVKVDCVISSDSDSDQDSFLLTFFKSVVKSFFHLISTVLVQSESQNSPAQILRQFRQIQRLQIEFPTGDLKVERVVKWKAEFGDALKSCVILIFRGIRSGEIVADEDVDFDFIGGLKSKVFMTISTLITASARHHVLAEVVVEHLEMESLVLRDRGGEGVVVMEKNGLEELRRSRVSDGGEVAEWTRTRTRVPSTTVRMRHRGRVELRGGMWMEDATLVVVRPTGNASKSGAADVEKDDADVAMRAFEGDDAYREAVGALLRKGKRYQLEMNSF